Proteins from a genomic interval of Paenibacillus sp. FSL R5-0623:
- a CDS encoding amino acid permease, with protein sequence MQQETLTRGLKNRHVQLMAIGGAIGTGLFLGAGKTIQLTGPSILLAYIITGVVLFLIMRALGELLLSNLQYHSFVDFVRDYLGNMAAFITGWTYWFCWISIAMADITAVGLYTQFWFPNVPQWMPGLIALVILLIMNLATVKLFGEMEFWFALIKVVAILALIVVGLYMIFKGFTTDQGPASFTNLWSHGGWFPNGLHGFIISFQMVVFAFVGMELVGLTAGETENPEKVIPRAINQIPIRVLLFYIGALLIIMSIYPWNAIVPTESPFVQVFAAVGIAAAAGIVNFVVLTSAASACNSAIFSTSRMVFSMAKDHNAPESFARLNKRKVPSNALFFSTIVILIAIVLNYIMPEGVFTLITSVSTVCFIFVWGIMVICHLRYRRTQPELASRSRFKLPLYPFSNYLILAFLAFVLVVLALAEDTRVALFVTPVWFILVAGIYLFKKRNLSNNRQ encoded by the coding sequence ATGCAGCAAGAAACGTTAACAAGGGGATTAAAGAACCGACATGTGCAGTTGATGGCGATCGGAGGTGCGATCGGTACAGGTCTGTTTCTCGGAGCAGGCAAAACGATCCAGCTAACAGGGCCATCCATCTTGCTGGCCTACATTATTACGGGTGTTGTATTGTTCCTGATCATGCGTGCATTGGGGGAGCTACTGTTAAGCAACTTGCAGTATCATTCCTTTGTCGATTTTGTGCGTGATTACCTGGGAAATATGGCGGCATTTATTACAGGCTGGACCTATTGGTTCTGCTGGATCTCCATTGCCATGGCTGATATTACGGCCGTTGGATTGTATACACAGTTTTGGTTTCCAAATGTACCTCAGTGGATGCCAGGGTTAATTGCGTTAGTCATTTTATTAATCATGAACTTGGCAACGGTCAAGTTGTTTGGGGAGATGGAATTCTGGTTTGCCCTGATTAAGGTCGTGGCTATTCTGGCACTCATTGTTGTTGGTTTATATATGATATTCAAAGGTTTTACCACGGATCAAGGTCCAGCGAGTTTCACCAATCTGTGGAGTCATGGGGGATGGTTTCCGAATGGACTGCATGGGTTCATCATATCGTTCCAGATGGTGGTGTTCGCCTTTGTAGGCATGGAACTGGTGGGACTGACAGCGGGGGAAACGGAGAACCCAGAGAAGGTTATTCCGAGAGCCATTAACCAGATTCCGATCCGGGTACTGCTCTTCTATATTGGCGCACTGCTGATTATTATGAGCATCTACCCGTGGAACGCCATTGTGCCTACTGAAAGTCCGTTTGTACAAGTGTTTGCCGCTGTGGGTATTGCAGCTGCCGCCGGCATTGTGAATTTCGTGGTACTGACGTCCGCAGCGTCAGCGTGTAACAGTGCCATTTTCAGTACAAGCCGTATGGTGTTCTCCATGGCAAAGGATCACAACGCACCTGAATCATTTGCAAGACTGAACAAGAGGAAGGTCCCTTCCAATGCGCTGTTTTTCTCCACGATTGTTATTTTGATCGCGATTGTGCTGAACTATATCATGCCAGAAGGCGTATTTACGCTGATCACGAGCGTGTCGACTGTGTGTTTCATCTTTGTATGGGGCATCATGGTGATCTGTCATCTCAGATATCGTCGTACTCAGCCGGAACTGGCGAGTCGCAGCCGCTTCAAGTTGCCACTATATCCGTTCTCGAACTACTTGATTTTGGCTTTTCTGGCGTTTGTGCTAGTGGTATTGGCATTGGCCGAGGATACGCGTGTTGCACTGTTTGTCACGCCGGTGTGGTTCATCCTTGTTGCGGGGATCTATCTTTTCAAAAAGAGAAATTTGAGCAATAACAGACAGTAG
- the sigK gene encoding RNA polymerase sporulation sigma factor SigK: MPGLFTAIALFIKELTLLVSYVKNNAFPQPLAEGDEAKHLRLMAEGNAHSRNLLIEHNLRLVAHIVKKFDNTGEDQEDLISIGTIGLIKAIESFQQGKGTKLATFAARCIENEILMHLRSLKKTRKDVSLHDPIGTDKEGNEITLIDILGTEADDVVDKVQLKIEKSKIYRNLDILDDREKEVVIGRFGLEAGGEERTQREIAKELGISRSYVSRIEKRALMKLYHEFYKQK; this comes from the coding sequence GTGCCCGGATTGTTTACCGCAATTGCTCTATTCATTAAAGAGTTAACGTTACTCGTCTCGTATGTCAAAAATAATGCGTTCCCCCAGCCACTGGCTGAGGGTGATGAAGCCAAACATTTGCGCCTTATGGCTGAAGGCAATGCTCACTCTCGCAATCTGCTCATTGAACACAATCTGCGCCTCGTCGCGCATATCGTCAAGAAGTTCGATAATACGGGTGAAGATCAGGAGGATCTGATTTCCATCGGAACCATTGGTTTGATCAAAGCCATCGAAAGTTTTCAACAAGGCAAAGGTACGAAGCTTGCCACATTTGCGGCGAGATGTATTGAAAACGAGATACTTATGCATCTGCGTTCCCTGAAGAAAACACGCAAAGACGTATCCCTGCATGATCCCATCGGTACGGATAAAGAAGGCAACGAAATTACGCTAATCGATATCCTCGGAACAGAAGCCGACGACGTTGTAGATAAAGTGCAGCTCAAGATTGAAAAAAGCAAAATTTATCGCAATCTCGACATCCTGGATGATCGGGAGAAGGAAGTTGTGATCGGTCGATTTGGCCTAGAAGCAGGCGGAGAGGAACGAACTCAACGTGAAATTGCGAAGGAACTGGGCATCTCACGTTCTTATGTATCACGGATTGAGAAGCGGGCGTTAATGAAATTGTATCATGAGTTTTATAAGCAAAAGTAG
- a CDS encoding alpha/beta hydrolase-fold protein, whose product MKKRLSKILSLSITAALLVPTMASATDMQETPAPAPIQSVIDQGATGTMDNTGQNALANTPVVPAPPGYDGYRNNIPHGNTNLISYYSTTVGNTRKATVYTPPGYSPNKKYNVLYLLHGIGGDEYEWVNAMKPKNILDNLYSEGKLSQMIVVMPNGRAMKDDRPVGDIFAPDKVAAFERFEQDLLKDLIPHIEANYPVYKDKNSRALAGLSMGGGQSLNFGLKNLNTFAWVGAFSAAPNTQSVSQLVSNPGQVASQLKLLWISCGSSDGLLWVSQNFKNGLSSMNIPHTFYLDVGGHEPSVWNSGLYQFSQRIFK is encoded by the coding sequence ATGAAAAAACGTCTGTCCAAGATTCTGAGTCTCTCCATCACAGCAGCACTCCTTGTACCAACGATGGCGTCTGCAACGGATATGCAGGAAACTCCAGCTCCAGCCCCCATTCAGTCTGTGATAGATCAGGGAGCGACCGGCACCATGGATAATACCGGGCAAAATGCGCTGGCTAACACTCCGGTTGTGCCGGCACCACCGGGTTATGATGGCTATCGAAACAATATTCCGCACGGAAATACCAATCTGATATCCTATTACTCCACAACGGTAGGCAATACACGGAAAGCGACGGTGTATACACCGCCAGGATATTCTCCGAATAAAAAGTATAACGTCTTGTATCTCCTGCACGGCATCGGCGGGGATGAGTATGAGTGGGTTAACGCAATGAAACCAAAGAACATTCTGGACAACCTGTATTCGGAAGGAAAGCTGTCCCAGATGATCGTTGTCATGCCGAATGGCCGTGCCATGAAGGACGATCGTCCAGTCGGTGACATTTTTGCTCCGGACAAAGTGGCTGCGTTTGAACGGTTTGAGCAAGACCTGCTCAAGGATCTGATTCCTCATATCGAGGCCAACTATCCGGTATACAAAGACAAGAATAGCCGTGCGTTGGCCGGTCTGTCCATGGGTGGTGGGCAGTCGCTTAACTTCGGATTGAAAAATCTGAATACCTTCGCTTGGGTAGGGGCATTCTCGGCTGCACCGAATACGCAATCTGTATCGCAGCTGGTTTCCAACCCGGGACAAGTCGCTAGCCAACTCAAATTGTTGTGGATCTCCTGTGGATCGAGTGATGGTCTGTTATGGGTCAGCCAGAATTTCAAAAACGGCTTGAGCAGCATGAACATTCCGCATACCTTTTATCTGGATGTAGGTGGACACGAACCATCTGTCTGGAACAGCGGCCTGTATCAGTTCTCACAACGAATCTTCAAATAA
- a CDS encoding phage holin, LLH family: MVNAQPYIDTIVNALFELVAIVIIGAINVIKVKARAYYKAKTTTEDRDKLHKIGAEAFAWAETIYKTYKGDRKLSEAYTYASDKLAALGISVTGDEIRAIH, encoded by the coding sequence ATGGTAAACGCCCAGCCTTATATTGATACGATTGTAAATGCTCTATTCGAATTGGTTGCGATTGTAATTATCGGAGCTATTAATGTAATTAAAGTTAAAGCTAGGGCATATTACAAGGCTAAGACAACGACCGAGGACCGCGATAAGCTACACAAGATTGGAGCTGAAGCATTCGCCTGGGCTGAGACAATCTACAAGACATATAAAGGCGATCGGAAGCTGAGTGAAGCGTACACTTATGCGAGCGATAAACTTGCGGCACTTGGCATATCTGTTACTGGTGATGAGATCCGGGCCATACATTGA
- a CDS encoding N-acetylmuramoyl-L-alanine amidase produces MLVVLMLHKLIKVSEKDFNQMMALKLEELFKNHSYIDFSLTRRTDVFLELKDRVKIANSQPADLFLSIHANATSSSSNGTETYYNRTTSAPLAGVIQRHMLLLRDSRIVAHDMETLP; encoded by the coding sequence ATGTTAGTCGTTCTAATGCTGCACAAGTTAATCAAGGTATCCGAAAAAGACTTCAACCAGATGATGGCGCTCAAACTGGAAGAGTTGTTTAAGAATCATTCATACATCGACTTCAGTTTGACCAGACGCACAGATGTTTTTCTTGAGTTAAAAGACCGCGTAAAGATTGCTAATAGCCAACCAGCAGATCTGTTCCTCTCTATCCATGCCAATGCTACATCATCTTCCTCCAATGGGACAGAGACATACTACAACCGTACCACAAGTGCACCACTGGCTGGAGTGATTCAACGACACATGCTGCTGCTACGGGATTCAAGGATCGTGGCGCACGATATGGAAACTTTGCCGTAA
- a CDS encoding DUF3467 domain-containing protein produces MIEATKTQMIKYIDTKSSDYKRTYANGASLTVNPQGDISIDFFEESIKPLMITERPLEVRNEEEVVFNHDKNVLQVEREKKVSVTMEREQAKELVRWLLDNIMEEEDLL; encoded by the coding sequence ATGATAGAAGCGACAAAGACTCAAATGATTAAGTACATTGATACTAAAAGCAGTGACTACAAAAGAACTTATGCAAATGGTGCTTCCCTTACAGTGAATCCTCAAGGTGATATCTCAATTGATTTCTTTGAGGAATCAATTAAACCGCTCATGATTACCGAAAGACCGTTAGAGGTTAGAAACGAAGAAGAAGTCGTTTTTAATCACGATAAGAATGTGCTGCAGGTAGAGAGAGAAAAGAAAGTATCTGTAACGATGGAAAGAGAACAAGCCAAAGAGTTAGTGAGATGGTTGCTGGATAATATCATGGAAGAGGAGGATCTACTATGA
- a CDS encoding ADP-ribosylglycohydrolase family protein, translating to MLQKGRFNGCFIGLAAGDALGTTVEFSSPGTFEPVTNIVGGGVFGLEAGQWTDDTSMALCLAESLVRNENFDPADQMRRYTNWYRVGYMSSTGDCFDIGGATRSALERFEITGEAYSGSTDPMTAGNGSIMRLAPVAMAYANQPNEAVHYAGLSSRTTHAATESVEACEVLAAIIVAGLRGADKSVMLIPETCRQWREEPAFSPAIEEVVMGSYQSKEPPEIKGSGYVVRSLEAALWAFHKSSSFEEGALLAVNLGDDADTTGAVYGQIAGAYYGLSGIPAHWRDKLAMRETFEQLTDALWLKATENR from the coding sequence ATGCTGCAAAAGGGCCGTTTTAATGGCTGCTTCATCGGGCTTGCAGCGGGTGATGCGTTGGGAACTACCGTGGAATTCAGTAGCCCGGGCACATTTGAACCCGTAACGAATATCGTGGGTGGCGGCGTATTCGGGCTGGAGGCAGGGCAGTGGACAGATGATACGTCCATGGCTCTATGTCTGGCAGAAAGTCTGGTACGTAATGAAAACTTCGATCCTGCGGATCAGATGCGCAGATATACGAATTGGTACAGGGTCGGATATATGAGCAGTACAGGCGACTGCTTCGATATCGGCGGGGCCACGCGAAGTGCCTTGGAGAGGTTTGAGATAACCGGGGAAGCCTACAGCGGATCAACTGACCCGATGACGGCGGGCAATGGCTCTATTATGAGGCTTGCTCCTGTCGCGATGGCTTACGCCAATCAACCAAACGAGGCGGTCCACTATGCCGGGTTGAGCTCCCGGACAACACATGCTGCAACGGAAAGTGTGGAAGCATGTGAAGTGCTAGCCGCAATAATTGTTGCTGGTCTGCGCGGAGCGGACAAGAGCGTCATGCTGATACCGGAGACATGCAGACAGTGGAGGGAAGAACCTGCTTTTTCGCCCGCTATTGAAGAGGTTGTTATGGGTTCCTATCAGAGCAAAGAACCACCGGAAATTAAGGGCAGTGGCTATGTGGTTCGTTCACTTGAGGCAGCACTATGGGCGTTCCATAAGTCATCGAGCTTTGAAGAAGGTGCGTTGTTAGCTGTTAATCTGGGTGATGATGCGGACACTACGGGCGCGGTGTATGGGCAGATCGCAGGTGCTTATTATGGACTGAGTGGTATTCCAGCACACTGGCGGGACAAGCTGGCCATGCGTGAAACGTTCGAACAACTAACAGATGCCTTGTGGTTGAAGGCGACAGAAAATCGTTGA